From the genome of Nitrosopumilus sp., one region includes:
- a CDS encoding tetrahydromethanopterin S-methyltransferase subunit A — MNIIAEAIGELCKVILPINEEYFLGNSDSKIAVCTLSSIDLLKNFANSEILKDISIAGRLLSENKGIDSIVEFVYKNQKTNTIIVCGKEVWGHKSGHSLFQLCRNGIDKDKRIIGSTSSDPFLSASKSKIEYFQNNVTLIDLINETNYEVVLKKIRLF, encoded by the coding sequence GTGAATATTATAGCTGAAGCCATAGGTGAACTTTGTAAAGTTATTTTACCCATTAATGAAGAATATTTTCTAGGAAATTCTGATTCCAAAATAGCTGTATGCACGCTTTCAAGCATCGATTTGCTCAAAAATTTTGCGAACTCTGAAATTCTAAAAGATATTTCAATTGCAGGAAGATTGCTTTCTGAAAATAAAGGAATTGATTCGATTGTTGAATTTGTATATAAAAATCAAAAAACAAATACCATCATAGTATGTGGAAAAGAAGTGTGGGGGCATAAATCTGGCCATTCTTTATTTCAATTATGTAGAAATGGAATAGATAAAGATAAAAGAATTATTGGCTCAACCAGTTCAGATCCATTTCTTTCGGCTTCAAAATCAAAAATAGAATACTTTCAAAACAACGTGACCCTTATTGATTTAATTAATGAAACCAACTATGAAGTGGTTCTGAAGAAAATACGTCTTTTTTAG